Proteins found in one Nostoc sp. NIES-3756 genomic segment:
- a CDS encoding SDR family oxidoreductase, protein MSLELNLTGKTAIVTGGSAGIGLAIAKALYSEGVNVAIASRNPERLENAVSAIQSLPTPGAKVISISADLTQAESVDQVVSTTLAQFGQIDILINNAGSARAGSFLDLSDDVFLDAWNLKLLGYIRLVKAVVPHQKDRRDGRIVNIIGGAGRTPRPSFLPGGTTNAALLNFTRGISKELAEYNIRINAISPGATATERAERLAEQNAQARGITVEQAKAESLQSIPLKRIAQPEEIAALTLFLVSDLAASITGAEILVDGGSTPGV, encoded by the coding sequence ATGAGCTTAGAACTAAACCTAACGGGTAAAACAGCGATAGTTACAGGAGGAAGTGCGGGGATTGGACTGGCGATCGCCAAAGCTCTTTATAGTGAAGGTGTGAATGTAGCGATCGCATCTCGTAACCCAGAGAGGTTAGAAAATGCCGTTAGTGCTATCCAATCTTTACCCACACCGGGGGCAAAAGTAATTTCCATCAGTGCTGATTTAACTCAAGCAGAGAGTGTTGATCAAGTTGTATCAACCACTTTGGCGCAGTTTGGGCAGATTGATATCCTGATTAACAACGCAGGTTCAGCTCGTGCTGGCTCATTTTTAGACCTGAGTGATGATGTATTTCTAGATGCTTGGAACCTGAAGTTACTTGGCTACATTCGTCTGGTAAAAGCCGTTGTTCCCCATCAAAAAGACCGCCGTGATGGACGCATAGTCAATATTATCGGTGGTGCTGGACGTACACCCCGCCCCAGCTTTCTTCCTGGTGGTACAACTAACGCCGCCCTCCTCAACTTTACGCGGGGCATTTCTAAAGAACTAGCCGAGTACAACATTCGCATCAATGCCATATCCCCAGGCGCTACAGCAACCGAACGGGCTGAACGTTTAGCTGAACAAAACGCCCAAGCCCGTGGCATCACAGTTGAGCAAGCCAAGGCAGAAAGCTTACAAAGCATCCCCCTCAAGAGAATCGCCCAACCAGAAGAAATTGCTGCACTGACATTATTTTTAGTGTCCGACCTCGCAGCCTCGATTACAGGTGCAGAGATTCTTGTTGATGGCGGAAGTACACCGGGAGTTTAA
- a CDS encoding TauD/TfdA dioxygenase family protein: MSSQYFDIKPIAGRIGAKIIGVDLSSNLNDEIISDIRKALVQYKVIFFRGQNLDAKGQVAFARRFGEVTTAHPTVPSLADNPEVLDLNYGKTVARANNWHTDVTFVDCPPLGSVLRALVIPPAGGDTIWANSVTAYQDLPTHLRNLADQLWAVHSNAYDYAAAVVDLPEEIRAYRAVFTSTVYETLHPVVRVHPESGERGLFIGGFVRRIRGLSQDESNEIIKLLQAYVTRPENTVRWRWQEGDVAFWDNRATQHYAIADYGNQPRHVQRVTIVGDIPVGIDGKQSEAIKGDSSAYNRREPALV; encoded by the coding sequence ATGAGTTCACAATACTTTGATATCAAACCAATTGCTGGACGTATTGGTGCAAAAATTATTGGTGTTGATTTGAGTAGCAATCTCAACGACGAAATCATCAGCGATATTCGTAAAGCTTTAGTTCAATACAAAGTCATCTTCTTCAGAGGACAGAACCTTGATGCTAAGGGACAAGTAGCTTTTGCGCGTAGGTTCGGTGAAGTGACGACAGCACACCCCACCGTCCCTTCTCTTGCAGATAACCCAGAAGTTCTTGACCTGAACTACGGCAAAACTGTGGCGCGTGCGAATAACTGGCACACTGACGTTACTTTTGTAGACTGTCCACCATTGGGTTCCGTGTTACGGGCGCTAGTTATTCCTCCAGCTGGTGGTGATACTATTTGGGCAAACTCTGTGACAGCATACCAAGATTTACCAACTCATCTGCGTAATCTTGCTGATCAACTCTGGGCAGTACATAGCAACGCCTACGACTATGCAGCCGCAGTAGTTGACCTACCAGAAGAAATCAGAGCTTACCGGGCTGTCTTTACTTCAACTGTCTACGAAACCTTACACCCAGTTGTGCGTGTGCATCCTGAATCTGGGGAACGTGGCTTATTTATCGGTGGTTTTGTCCGCCGGATTCGTGGGTTATCTCAGGATGAGTCCAACGAAATTATCAAACTATTGCAAGCTTATGTCACCCGTCCAGAAAATACAGTGCGGTGGCGTTGGCAAGAGGGTGATGTGGCTTTTTGGGATAACAGAGCTACTCAACATTATGCGATCGCAGATTACGGCAACCAACCCCGTCACGTCCAGCGTGTGACCATCGTTGGCGATATCCCAGTCGGTATCGATGGTAAGCAGAGTGAAGCCATTAAGGGAGATTCTTCTGCATATAACCGCCGCGAACCAGCTTTAGTTTAG
- a CDS encoding DMT family transporter → MLTVLLSSFVLTFHNVTVRVLFSEHLVLGLFVLGGYVKPDLQNSFLLMFMRMLLVVPLMASLAFKLYPSAGKEFQELFTRERFDVLIQAFVCGILMFVYIAALYVAIGLIPTGVALTLFFTYPVFTALLAWKFFGDRPTFFRWLVMGIILIGGVLTIPQSSSNYSNNNIAIGTFASLSAGVVYAFYNVIAQKCMERFHPVPFTWISFASTLLLSGVSLLLFSPANFQLDWTPLWIGSIFSGVISFIGHTLNNSGIRMIGATKASIVGSSSPALTALVAWATISESLSLIQSLGIAVVSLGIALLSGEGFLRNLKNRS, encoded by the coding sequence ATGTTGACAGTTTTATTATCCTCCTTTGTATTGACGTTTCATAACGTCACTGTGCGAGTTTTGTTTTCCGAACATCTCGTATTAGGTCTATTTGTATTAGGTGGATACGTAAAACCAGATTTACAAAATTCCTTCCTGTTGATGTTTATGCGAATGTTGCTAGTGGTTCCCCTAATGGCATCTCTAGCATTTAAGTTATATCCATCTGCTGGGAAAGAATTTCAAGAGTTGTTTACAAGAGAACGCTTTGATGTTCTTATCCAAGCGTTTGTTTGTGGGATATTAATGTTTGTCTATATTGCTGCATTGTATGTTGCTATTGGCTTAATTCCCACAGGAGTTGCATTGACATTATTCTTCACCTATCCCGTGTTTACGGCGCTGCTGGCTTGGAAATTTTTTGGCGATCGCCCTACTTTTTTCCGTTGGTTAGTCATGGGGATTATTCTCATCGGTGGTGTTCTGACAATTCCCCAATCCTCTAGTAATTACAGCAACAATAATATTGCGATCGGCACTTTCGCCAGCCTTAGCGCTGGGGTGGTTTACGCCTTCTATAATGTCATCGCTCAAAAATGTATGGAACGATTTCATCCAGTTCCATTTACTTGGATTAGTTTTGCCTCTACTTTGCTACTTTCTGGTGTTAGTTTACTACTTTTTTCTCCCGCTAATTTCCAACTTGACTGGACTCCCCTTTGGATTGGCAGTATTTTTTCCGGCGTAATAAGTTTTATTGGACACACTTTAAATAATTCAGGGATTCGCATGATTGGCGCAACTAAAGCTTCTATTGTCGGTTCTAGTAGTCCAGCTTTGACAGCGTTAGTTGCATGGGCAACGATTAGCGAAAGTTTAAGCCTGATTCAGAGTTTGGGAATTGCTGTTGTCAGCTTGGGAATTGCATTGTTAAGTGGAGAAGGTTTTTTACGCAATCTGAAAAACCGTAGTTAA
- a CDS encoding HAD hydrolase-like protein, which yields MPISTILFDLDGTLTDPKLGITRCLHYALSELGYKPPDADELLWCIGPPIQESFAQLLNTADPTVLKEAIALYRRRYSTIGLLENTLYPQITETLKDIHISGYKTFVATSKPYIYANQIIEYFGLSSLFNGVYGSELDGTRSVKGELINHILLTENLASADVVMVGDRKHDMIGAKLHNVTAIGVTYGYGTEEELKTHGADAIAHSPAEITELVIS from the coding sequence ATGCCCATTTCCACTATTTTATTTGATTTAGATGGTACTTTGACCGATCCAAAGCTAGGAATTACTCGCTGTCTTCACTATGCGCTTTCAGAGTTAGGTTATAAACCACCGGATGCTGATGAATTATTGTGGTGTATTGGCCCTCCTATCCAAGAAAGTTTTGCCCAACTACTAAATACTGCTGATCCTACTGTTTTGAAGGAAGCGATCGCACTTTATCGTAGGCGTTATTCCACAATAGGTTTGTTAGAAAATACTCTCTATCCTCAGATTACCGAAACCCTTAAAGATATTCATATTTCTGGTTATAAAACTTTTGTAGCAACTTCTAAACCTTATATTTATGCTAATCAAATTATTGAATATTTTGGCTTATCATCGCTTTTTAATGGTGTTTATGGTAGTGAACTTGATGGTACAAGGAGCGTCAAAGGTGAGTTAATCAATCATATTTTACTCACAGAAAATCTGGCATCTGCTGATGTGGTGATGGTAGGCGATCGCAAACACGACATGATTGGAGCCAAGCTACACAATGTAACTGCGATTGGTGTCACCTATGGTTATGGAACTGAGGAAGAATTAAAGACTCACGGTGCTGATGCGATCGCTCATTCTCCAGCAGAAATTACCGAGTTAGTTATTAGTTGA
- a CDS encoding nitrate transporter, which translates to MDQSIFLDVLTSLQRLFVGYIPAAIFGSFIGYLIGINVTVYQFMRRIFQIPNSIPPIALLPITLLVFQENESAVSVVIFFASLWTIIINTAIGIQHFRRQNNNFRAVIFHTTHALKVGIWVAWFTVIAIEMLLASKGLGGLLWNNYKSGNTNYIIEGIIYIGIIAFLLDQFIDYTGYLLAQMVTDSKKQS; encoded by the coding sequence ATGGATCAAAGTATATTTTTAGATGTTTTAACCAGCCTACAGAGATTATTTGTAGGCTATATCCCAGCCGCAATATTCGGCAGTTTCATTGGATATCTTATAGGTATAAATGTCACTGTATATCAATTCATGCGGCGGATATTCCAGATACCAAATAGTATACCCCCTATTGCGTTATTACCTATTACACTTCTAGTTTTCCAAGAGAACGAATCAGCAGTATCAGTAGTAATTTTTTTTGCTAGTCTCTGGACGATTATTATCAATACTGCCATAGGAATACAACATTTCCGCAGACAAAATAATAACTTTCGTGCAGTTATATTCCATACAACTCATGCGTTGAAAGTTGGGATTTGGGTAGCATGGTTTACAGTTATTGCTATCGAAATGTTACTAGCTTCTAAAGGGCTAGGTGGTTTACTGTGGAATAATTATAAATCAGGTAATACCAATTACATAATTGAAGGAATAATTTACATTGGCATTATTGCATTTTTACTAGACCAATTTATTGACTACACAGGTTATCTTCTAGCTCAGATGGTAACAGATAGTAAAAAGCAATCATAA
- a CDS encoding TIGR04376 family protein — MGLFDDLSRFLENRLEEFLRNNPHLELEALLEQLRQQEEDTLKLIADLQLQEKRSQEDILATAQEIQRWHIRVEKAKNAGRQDLVGPAQEREAALLREGNQLWGHMQGLKERIQQSKELLGKIQARRQEVQTKAAQAQTARTKAQTQQRIETNGWWNTTSSSSGFDDLEEKFLRWETEDELEQMKRNLGK, encoded by the coding sequence GTGGGCTTATTTGATGATTTGAGTCGGTTTCTAGAAAACCGTTTAGAGGAGTTCTTGCGTAATAATCCACATTTGGAGTTGGAGGCGCTGTTAGAACAACTGCGTCAGCAAGAGGAAGATACTTTAAAACTGATAGCAGATTTACAGTTACAAGAGAAGCGATCGCAGGAAGACATTCTCGCCACAGCGCAAGAAATTCAGCGTTGGCACATCCGCGTCGAAAAAGCCAAGAACGCTGGTAGGCAAGATTTAGTCGGGCCAGCGCAAGAGAGAGAAGCTGCCCTTCTGCGCGAAGGTAATCAGCTTTGGGGACATATGCAAGGGCTAAAAGAACGCATACAGCAATCCAAAGAATTACTAGGTAAGATACAAGCTAGACGGCAGGAAGTGCAAACTAAAGCCGCACAAGCACAAACAGCACGCACCAAAGCCCAAACCCAACAGCGTATAGAAACTAATGGTTGGTGGAATACCACCAGTTCTAGTAGTGGCTTTGATGACTTAGAAGAAAAGTTCCTTCGTTGGGAAACAGAAGATGAATTAGAGCAAATGAAACGTAATTTAGGAAAATAA
- a CDS encoding P pilus assembly protein, chaperone PapD gives MVCNTWLFKAGFGVCLSSLLLFSSKAAAQMSISPLVIEAKADRGQAQGMITITNTGNTLSRVRVYAEPFTYSRDTGFQTLPVNSPNNLTPYLQFSPRELTIQPGESRRVRLIGRLAPSLAEGEYRAVVFNETLNESKDSAGNNVTLATRIGVTFYIRKGNLSGKLAVNNATFNPQQKQIQILVRNSGKATVRPSINWSLQREGTVVKTGTVDATAVVAESDRHLLLNFPGTENLAPAQYQLTGELVWGEDKNKSKLPFDVNVLIPATTTDSPKK, from the coding sequence ATGGTTTGTAATACTTGGCTGTTTAAAGCTGGTTTTGGGGTTTGCTTATCTAGCTTACTTTTATTTTCTAGTAAAGCTGCTGCACAAATGAGCATTTCTCCGTTGGTGATCGAAGCTAAAGCCGATCGCGGACAAGCCCAAGGTATGATCACAATTACAAATACTGGCAATACTCTTTCTCGCGTCCGTGTCTACGCTGAACCTTTTACCTATAGCCGGGATACAGGATTTCAAACCTTACCTGTCAATAGTCCCAACAACCTCACCCCATATCTGCAATTTTCACCGCGTGAGTTGACTATCCAACCAGGAGAAAGCCGGAGGGTACGCCTAATTGGTCGATTAGCTCCGAGTCTTGCTGAAGGTGAATATCGAGCTGTAGTGTTTAATGAAACTCTGAATGAATCTAAGGATAGTGCAGGCAATAATGTAACCTTGGCAACTCGCATTGGTGTGACTTTCTACATCCGCAAAGGTAATTTGTCTGGTAAGTTAGCAGTAAATAATGCTACCTTCAATCCCCAGCAAAAGCAGATTCAAATCTTAGTTCGCAACAGTGGCAAAGCAACTGTCCGTCCGAGTATAAATTGGAGTTTACAGCGTGAGGGAACTGTTGTTAAAACTGGTACAGTAGATGCGACTGCTGTTGTTGCCGAAAGCGATCGCCATCTTTTATTAAATTTCCCTGGTACAGAAAACCTTGCGCCTGCTCAATATCAACTTACTGGGGAGTTGGTATGGGGTGAAGATAAAAATAAAAGTAAGCTGCCATTTGATGTTAATGTGCTGATTCCAGCCACAACTACTGACTCACCAAAAAAATAA
- a CDS encoding carboxypeptidase-like regulatory domain-containing protein, giving the protein MLNKIIQINSCWLTAIALIWQINITSAKANTPVVNSQTPITKTTAELSQNSEEVTLITVGVTVGKRNVIPSTLVRGKENGTEVIDFENWVLSYEAVIQALKLNVTTLADGQLEVRSPGVVTRIDPKKLRSDAELGLVFSIADLQRLFGVTAKFDIKEYAIVLEIPWLNQSSQEGELKDSPVVLEGLPLFKPGTFNVAAIEQKVNASSTTNSSTNYRGDFLAVGNIGDGSWFVRVNQQDLQNQQTWNITEAQFLRQTNQTDYFVGSHPTFWQSQATGDYWGFTFIERQGFAPSQSFGGGSSDPRQRLQTNQIGRTITGKAQPGTLVRLVPGFGYRVIAEVLVDSSGIYRFENIKSENQLFGSNYRVLLYPEGRLTAQPELREATFSTVLGQIPAGTSAWVVSGGWKRELAGNESFLGEFSQFRGGISGRWGLSENLTFGLGGVYDESLKGLAEIFYRPTNIPLQIAVSALTGNESNVIADIRYEPSAKLSAVFTNDFLSSRFNVNWNVFSGFSLFATSDSRDATGGGMQFNFSNKNFFTFARVSLDTENRWRWNLLQRLGQMELKQQGSEIGTFSELTYNLSQSGISGNSLLLDYETRSLNGGDNLLTLGWRYRSPKRLIDGSYLWEAQLGYGLGSQGDGIIASLGTRILPGLMLRGRYQGISLTSDEATFSVDLLSNLNLQAGIAPGDMRSDYFRTQGGLLVQLFFDRNNNGKRDSREEVYTDNLGTMLLVNNRSLNSLQPDIKGDRINIRLHPGIYRLDFDPAGFPPDWQPAIDSIAVDVVAGSYTPVMIPIIRSYTRSGVVSDAQNQAIAGAKVEAIQSSTGQRRFSVTNSAGVYYLEGLQQGNYELQINGKAVGTLKLEESSDAFQELNLQPSQAGESRR; this is encoded by the coding sequence ATGCTAAATAAAATAATTCAAATTAATAGTTGCTGGCTAACAGCGATCGCTTTGATATGGCAAATCAATATTACTTCAGCAAAAGCTAATACTCCTGTTGTCAATTCCCAAACACCAATCACCAAAACCACTGCCGAATTATCTCAAAATTCTGAAGAAGTTACCCTAATAACTGTAGGTGTAACTGTGGGTAAACGGAATGTGATTCCCAGTACGTTAGTACGGGGGAAAGAAAATGGAACGGAGGTAATTGATTTTGAAAATTGGGTTTTATCTTATGAAGCAGTAATTCAGGCATTGAAACTGAATGTGACGACTTTAGCAGATGGTCAGTTGGAAGTGCGATCGCCTGGAGTTGTCACACGTATCGATCCAAAAAAACTTCGCAGCGATGCAGAATTAGGGTTAGTATTTTCTATCGCGGATTTACAAAGGTTGTTTGGGGTGACAGCAAAATTTGATATTAAGGAATACGCTATTGTTTTAGAAATACCTTGGTTAAATCAATCTAGTCAGGAAGGAGAATTAAAAGATAGTCCGGTAGTCTTAGAAGGATTGCCACTCTTTAAGCCAGGGACTTTTAATGTAGCTGCAATTGAACAAAAGGTAAATGCTAGTAGTACGACTAACTCATCAACCAATTATCGAGGAGATTTCCTAGCTGTTGGTAATATTGGGGATGGTTCATGGTTTGTGCGTGTCAATCAACAAGACTTACAAAATCAGCAAACCTGGAACATCACAGAGGCGCAATTTCTGCGACAAACTAACCAAACAGATTATTTTGTTGGTTCCCATCCCACTTTTTGGCAAAGTCAAGCAACAGGAGATTATTGGGGTTTTACCTTCATAGAACGCCAAGGATTCGCGCCTTCCCAATCCTTTGGCGGTGGTTCATCAGATCCGCGCCAACGCTTACAAACCAACCAAATTGGACGCACTATTACTGGTAAGGCACAACCAGGTACTTTAGTCAGATTAGTCCCAGGTTTTGGTTATAGAGTCATTGCCGAAGTTTTAGTTGATTCTTCGGGAATTTATCGTTTTGAAAACATCAAAAGTGAAAATCAATTATTTGGTAGTAACTACCGTGTCTTACTTTATCCTGAAGGACGATTAACAGCACAACCAGAACTTCGGGAAGCAACATTTTCTACAGTATTGGGTCAAATTCCTGCAGGTACTTCCGCTTGGGTAGTTTCTGGTGGGTGGAAACGTGAACTGGCGGGAAATGAAAGCTTTCTAGGTGAATTTTCTCAGTTTCGTGGTGGGATTTCTGGACGTTGGGGTTTATCGGAAAATCTAACTTTTGGTTTAGGGGGAGTATATGACGAATCTCTCAAAGGATTAGCAGAAATATTTTATCGTCCGACAAATATTCCTTTACAGATAGCAGTTTCTGCACTTACGGGTAATGAGTCAAATGTAATTGCAGATATTCGTTATGAACCATCTGCTAAGTTAAGTGCGGTATTTACGAATGATTTTCTGTCTAGTCGTTTTAACGTCAATTGGAATGTGTTTTCTGGTTTTAGCTTATTTGCTACCAGTGATAGCCGCGACGCAACAGGTGGAGGGATGCAATTTAACTTTAGTAATAAGAATTTTTTCACCTTTGCCCGTGTTAGCTTGGATACAGAGAATCGCTGGCGCTGGAATTTACTGCAACGTCTCGGCCAGATGGAACTGAAACAGCAGGGTAGTGAAATCGGTACTTTTTCGGAATTAACATACAACTTATCTCAAAGTGGTATTTCTGGAAATTCATTGCTTTTAGATTATGAGACTCGCAGCCTTAATGGCGGGGATAATTTGCTTACCTTAGGTTGGCGGTATCGTTCCCCAAAACGGCTAATTGATGGTAGTTATCTATGGGAAGCACAACTAGGTTATGGTCTTGGTTCTCAAGGTGATGGGATCATTGCTTCATTAGGAACAAGGATACTACCGGGCTTGATGTTGCGGGGACGTTATCAAGGTATATCCTTAACTTCTGATGAAGCAACTTTCAGTGTAGATTTATTGTCTAACTTGAACTTGCAAGCTGGTATCGCACCAGGGGATATGCGTTCTGATTACTTCCGCACTCAAGGGGGATTGTTGGTTCAGCTATTTTTTGACCGCAACAATAACGGTAAACGTGACTCAAGAGAGGAAGTTTATACTGACAACTTGGGTACTATGCTGTTAGTTAACAATAGATCGCTTAATTCTTTGCAACCAGATATTAAAGGTGATCGCATCAATATCCGTCTTCACCCAGGAATCTATCGTCTTGATTTTGATCCTGCTGGTTTTCCACCTGATTGGCAACCTGCGATTGATTCTATCGCTGTTGACGTAGTTGCTGGCAGTTATACCCCTGTGATGATACCTATAATTCGCTCCTACACTCGCTCTGGAGTTGTGAGTGATGCCCAAAATCAAGCGATCGCTGGTGCAAAGGTAGAAGCGATACAATCCAGTACAGGACAACGCCGATTTTCTGTTACCAACAGTGCAGGGGTGTATTATCTAGAAGGTTTGCAACAAGGTAATTATGAATTGCAAATTAACGGCAAAGCCGTTGGTACTTTAAAACTGGAAGAGTCTTCTGACGCATTTCAAGAATTGAATCTCCAGCCAAGTCAAGCAGGAGAAAGCAGAAGGTAA
- a CDS encoding NYN domain-containing protein — translation MSDEINNEYQNLLIELLKATSQKQSIYTILSKNIDKLNEYFALNLRKWAVNQFKHRPNIAMNIAKVIYEFSQTIHSFEYGNLTTNLEIAIAGYEISLQVYTYETFPQDWYRIQQSLLAAYQQRQHLLSVTIAELKHEAHQSLNYFNTIFEKLPKELKQAELQIESLRNELIKLKQQEFQFVKADEIQSLMTEFQNIKHSHGNISNYQFTNFCNTDFNAAIFYDIENLNLGKSNSQPNFSFKKIQNSLKKIDGFKKAAIQYAYADWSDSRLKPLKDEIQELGVAPIQIFDFGHNKNAADIQLSIDVMELVALRSYIQVFVIVSGDGGFASLAKKLHEYRKTIIGCAYEGKINRFFQSICDYFIILPSLQANMDELQISSSSDFVKHTDDDIIIKTKLFLQKLKKENKFDKDGISISQIHTLLRAEIPDFDERRSQEENCKKLSNFLAKVVEGTEICLSGKNNKLTLKKYLPADTVKLSENIHKQ, via the coding sequence ATGTCAGATGAAATCAATAACGAGTATCAAAATTTATTAATTGAACTGTTAAAAGCAACTTCTCAAAAACAGAGTATATACACAATTTTATCCAAAAATATAGATAAACTTAATGAATATTTTGCCTTAAACTTACGAAAATGGGCTGTTAATCAGTTTAAGCATAGACCAAATATAGCTATGAATATAGCTAAAGTTATTTATGAATTTAGTCAGACTATTCACTCTTTTGAATATGGTAATCTTACTACTAATTTAGAAATAGCTATTGCTGGCTATGAAATATCTTTACAGGTTTATACTTATGAGACTTTTCCTCAAGATTGGTATCGCATACAGCAATCCTTGTTAGCAGCTTATCAACAACGTCAACATCTTTTGTCTGTAACTATTGCTGAACTAAAACATGAAGCTCATCAAAGCTTAAATTATTTCAACACTATATTTGAGAAATTACCAAAGGAATTAAAACAAGCAGAACTACAAATTGAAAGTTTAAGAAACGAACTGATAAAGTTAAAACAACAGGAATTTCAATTTGTTAAAGCAGATGAAATACAGTCTTTAATGACTGAGTTTCAAAACATAAAACATAGTCATGGCAATATAAGCAATTATCAATTTACTAATTTTTGTAATACTGATTTTAATGCAGCTATATTTTATGATATTGAAAATCTAAATTTAGGGAAAAGCAATTCTCAACCAAATTTCTCTTTTAAAAAAATTCAAAATAGTTTAAAGAAAATTGATGGCTTTAAAAAAGCTGCTATTCAATACGCTTACGCTGATTGGAGTGATAGCAGGCTGAAGCCTCTGAAAGATGAAATTCAAGAACTTGGTGTTGCACCAATCCAAATCTTTGATTTTGGACATAATAAAAACGCAGCAGATATTCAACTCTCTATTGATGTAATGGAGTTAGTAGCGTTACGTTCTTACATACAAGTATTTGTCATTGTATCTGGTGATGGTGGGTTTGCTTCTTTAGCAAAAAAGCTACATGAATATAGAAAAACTATTATTGGCTGTGCTTACGAAGGCAAGATTAACCGATTTTTTCAGTCTATTTGTGACTATTTTATAATTTTACCTTCTCTGCAAGCCAACATGGATGAATTACAAATTAGTAGCTCAAGTGATTTTGTTAAGCACACAGATGATGACATTATTATTAAAACAAAATTATTTTTACAGAAGTTAAAAAAAGAAAATAAATTTGATAAAGATGGTATATCTATTTCTCAAATACATACTTTGCTAAGGGCAGAAATTCCTGACTTTGATGAAAGAAGGTCACAAGAAGAAAATTGTAAAAAGCTATCAAATTTTTTAGCCAAAGTAGTAGAAGGGACAGAAATATGTTTATCTGGTAAGAATAATAAGCTAACTTTGAAAAAATATTTACCTGCTGATACTGTTAAATTGTCTGAAAATATTCATAAACAATAA
- a CDS encoding M15 family metallopeptidase, which translates to MKRLNRRIKFICITTLIVFTLVASNSINHFSSLHNNQTLNACEINASIACLELYNQPILPTPNPNIPQTEQERFLSAIATHFPTVPQPGSYEYILLRAYGAAFIDPEPAVKFPPTVVFNNDQETQAYQSTLAMEKITGTNNCYLQQSAAAALNKARSQQNIPLKSGYGASDCTRNYATNLRFWRKYANQNTLDKVREGKETAILGVVAPPGASQHLWGLAIDLRVSNAKQRQALYNNGWFQTVENDVPHWTYLGVNVDNLPTLGLRNKVVRGISYWLTPI; encoded by the coding sequence ATGAAGCGATTAAATAGAAGAATAAAATTTATTTGTATTACCACTTTAATAGTTTTTACATTAGTTGCAAGTAACTCAATCAATCATTTTAGCAGCTTGCATAATAATCAAACATTGAATGCTTGTGAGATTAACGCTTCTATAGCTTGTCTTGAGCTATATAATCAGCCAATTTTACCCACGCCCAACCCTAATATTCCCCAGACTGAGCAAGAACGTTTTTTAAGTGCGATCGCCACTCATTTTCCCACAGTTCCCCAACCTGGAAGTTATGAATATATCTTGCTCCGTGCCTATGGTGCAGCTTTTATAGATCCAGAACCAGCAGTTAAATTTCCACCTACAGTAGTCTTCAACAATGATCAGGAAACACAAGCATATCAAAGTACATTAGCGATGGAGAAAATCACCGGGACTAATAACTGTTACTTACAACAATCAGCAGCAGCAGCTTTAAATAAAGCACGTTCTCAACAAAATATTCCTCTTAAATCTGGTTATGGTGCTAGTGACTGTACACGCAATTATGCGACCAATTTAAGATTCTGGCGAAAATATGCTAATCAAAATACTTTAGATAAAGTCCGAGAAGGTAAAGAAACAGCAATTCTTGGAGTAGTCGCACCACCGGGAGCATCACAACACTTATGGGGATTAGCAATTGATTTACGAGTATCTAATGCAAAACAAAGACAAGCTCTTTATAATAACGGTTGGTTTCAAACGGTAGAAAACGATGTCCCACACTGGACTTATCTGGGCGTGAATGTAGATAATCTCCCAACTTTGGGGTTAAGAAATAAAGTTGTTCGCGGAATTAGCTATTGGTTAACGCCGATTTAA